The following proteins are encoded in a genomic region of Nocardioides renjunii:
- a CDS encoding prephenate dehydratase has translation MTRHVTEPDVPVATRRIAYQGEPGANSHLVCRQAYPGWEPLPCASFEDAFAAVEGGEADLAMIPIDNSIAGRVADIHHFLPTSSLKIVGERFLRIQFSLMALPEARISTLRTVHSHVHALGQCRGVIRELGLTPVVAGDTAGAAREVAESGDPTQAAIAPPLAADIYGLQVLREEIEDEDHNTTRFVVLSRDFEKAPHGEGPVVTTFIFNVRNLPAALYKALGGFATNGVNMTKLESYMVGGHFTATQFLAEVDGHPDDPPVRNALEELAFFTTEVKVLGVYPADAFRGA, from the coding sequence GTGACTCGCCACGTGACGGAGCCCGACGTGCCGGTGGCGACCCGACGGATCGCCTACCAGGGCGAGCCGGGCGCCAACTCCCACCTCGTCTGCCGGCAGGCCTACCCCGGGTGGGAGCCGCTGCCGTGCGCGTCGTTCGAGGACGCCTTCGCGGCCGTCGAGGGTGGCGAGGCCGACCTCGCGATGATCCCCATCGACAACTCGATCGCCGGCCGGGTCGCCGACATCCACCACTTCCTGCCGACGTCGTCGCTGAAGATCGTGGGGGAGCGCTTCCTGCGCATCCAGTTCTCCCTCATGGCGCTGCCGGAGGCGCGCATCTCCACGCTGCGCACCGTGCACAGCCACGTCCACGCGCTCGGCCAGTGCCGCGGCGTGATCCGTGAGCTCGGCCTGACCCCGGTCGTGGCGGGCGACACCGCCGGCGCCGCGCGCGAGGTGGCCGAGTCCGGCGACCCGACCCAGGCCGCGATCGCCCCGCCGCTGGCCGCGGACATCTACGGCCTGCAGGTGCTGCGCGAGGAGATCGAGGACGAGGACCACAACACCACCCGCTTCGTGGTGCTGTCGCGCGACTTCGAGAAGGCGCCGCACGGCGAGGGCCCGGTCGTGACGACGTTCATCTTCAACGTCCGCAACCTCCCCGCCGCGCTCTACAAGGCGCTCGGCGGGTTCGCGACCAACGGCGTCAACATGACCAAGCTCGAGAGCTACATGGTCGGCGGGCACTTCACCGCCACCCAGTTCCTCGCCGAGGTCGACGGCCACCCCGACGACCCACCCGTGCGCAACGCCCTCGAGGAGCTGGCCTTCTTCACCACCGAGGTGAAGGTGCTCGGGGTCTACCCCGCGGACGCGTTCCGGGGGGCGTGA
- a CDS encoding DUF4446 family protein — MLAEILAVLTVVLAALACVLAGLALRRTPSRSTGDGVEALPEDVHGLRQEVAALKAENADALRHLSVVRYDAFGDVGGHLSWSLAVLDDAGNGVVLTSIHGRSEARTYAKSVAGWTCEQQLSPEEEEAIEHARP, encoded by the coding sequence GTGCTCGCCGAGATCCTCGCAGTGCTCACCGTCGTCCTCGCCGCCCTGGCCTGCGTCCTCGCCGGGCTAGCCCTCCGTCGTACGCCCTCGCGCTCCACCGGCGACGGGGTCGAGGCGCTGCCCGAGGACGTGCACGGCCTGCGGCAGGAGGTCGCGGCCCTCAAGGCGGAGAACGCCGACGCGCTGCGCCACCTCTCGGTCGTGCGCTACGACGCCTTCGGCGACGTCGGCGGCCACCTCAGCTGGAGCCTCGCCGTGCTCGACGACGCCGGCAACGGCGTCGTGCTGACCTCCATCCACGGTCGCAGCGAGGCCCGCACCTACGCCAAGTCGGTGGCCGGCTGGACCTGCGAGCAGCAGCTCTCCCCGGAGGAGGAGGAGGCGATCGAGCACGCCCGTCCCTGA